The following are encoded in a window of Amaranthus tricolor cultivar Red isolate AtriRed21 chromosome 2, ASM2621246v1, whole genome shotgun sequence genomic DNA:
- the LOC130805243 gene encoding basic leucine zipper 23-like: MEDNNPNNSSNSNRVLLLDDGELEFSNQFSSANIGEIPGCGSMDSFFEELLKDTQTCTHTHTCNPPGPDFSHTHTCFHVHTKILPPPSEEEKSGNNDDSAESEEMKSRKRGRERGGNREAVRKYRLKKKEHAASLEGEVVKLRAINQQLLKRLQGQAALEAEIAKLKCLLVDIRGRIEGEIGSFPYQRPIKSGDMYHNMAGSSFPGSYMMPCNAQCADQLYCLHPGVDGKAVDAGVLNGQGFSGCDYDNCMGGLTSGAKDHLGCGTTNVTTTGASCGNTRRKS; encoded by the exons ATGGAGGATAATAACCcgaataatagtagtaatagtAACCGAGTTCTGTTACTGGATGATGGtgagcttgaattttcaaaccaATTTTCCAGTGCAAACATTGGCGAGATTCCTGGTTGTGGATCAATGGATAGTTTTTTTGAAGAACTACTGAAGGATACTCAAACTTGTACTCATACCCACACTTGTAATCCCCCGGGGCCAGATTTCTCACATACACACACATGTTTTCATGTCCACACTAAAATCCTGCCACCCCCTAGTGAAGAAGAGAAAAGTGGCAACAATGATGATTCTGCTGAATCTGAAGAAATGAAAAGTAGGAAACGAGGGAGGGAACGAGGTGGTAATCGAGAAGCTGTTCGTAAATACCGTCTGAAGAAGAAAGAACATGCGGCCTCGTTGGAAGGGGAAGTTGTGAAATTGAGGGCTATTAATCAGCAATTGCTAAAAAGGCTGCAAGGTCAGGCTGCCTTGGAAGCTGAGATTGCGAAGCTTAAGTGTCTCCTTGTTGACATAAGGGGTAGAATTGAAGGGGAGATTGGCTCTTTTCCGTATCAAAGACCGATCAAGAGTGGTGATATGTATCACAATATGGCAGGCTCTAGTTTTCCTGGTTCTTATATGATGCCATGTAATGCTCAGTGTGCCGATCAGCTTTATTGCCTCCATCCTGGCGTTGATGGAAAAGCAGTGGATGCTGGTGTCTTAAACGGTCAAGGTTTCAGTGGTTGTGACTATGACAATTGCATGGGTGGTTTGACATCTGGAGCTAAGGACCATCTTGGTTGTGGCACAACAAATGTGACAACCACTGGTGCATCATGTGGCAATACCAGGAGGAAAAG CTAA
- the LOC130805242 gene encoding WD-40 repeat-containing protein MSI2-like produces the protein MGEEEEMAMAEEQLDEEFTIWKKNTPILYDLVICNTLEWPSLTVQWLSSTPQSNSDSSLNVHQLILGTHTSDEAPNHLMVADVHLPNNSNTPCSSLPKVEIVKKFCVDGEVNRARGMVQNPNLVAAKTSGVEVYVFDVSKETSLDECSPDLTLKGHEKEGYGLSWNQLKEGYLLSGSYDCKICVWDVSSMPQSKVLDSLSVYKAHDSNVEHVAWHTKNENLFGSVGDDGRLMIWDLRSDKPQQSVIAHEKEVNYLSFNSFNEWVVATASSDTTVGLFDTRKLDTPLHILGSHTEEVFQVEWDPNHETVLASSSDDRRLMVWDLNRVGEEQSEGEAPDGPAELLFSHGGHKARISDFCWNKNEPWMISSVADDNTLQIWQMAESIYRDEDDLPAE, from the exons ATgggggaagaagaagaaatggcAATGGCAGAAGAACAATTAGATGAGGAATTTACAATATGGAAGAAAAACACACCTATTCTTTACGATCTTGTCATTTGTAATACCCTTGAATGGCCATCCCTCACCGTACAATGGCTTTCTTCAACACCTCAAAGCAACTCAGATTCATCTCTCAACGTTCATCAACTCATCCTTGGAACCCACACTTCTGATGAAGCTCCCAACCATCTCATGGTCGCCGATGTTCACTTACCTAACAACAGTAACACCCCTTGCTCTTCTCTTCCCAAG GTGGAGATTGTGAAGAAGTTTTGTGTTGATGGTGAGGTGAACCGAGCTCGAGGTATGGTACAAAACCCGAATCTTGTCGCGGCAAAAACGAGCGGTGTGGAGGTGTATGTTTTTGATGTTTCAAAAGAGACAAGCTTGGATGAATGTAGTCCTGATTTGACATTAAAGGGTCATGAGAAGGAAGGTTATGGGCTTTCTTGGAACCAATTGAAGGAGGGTTATTTGTTAAGTGGCTCTTATGATTGTAAGATTTGTGTATGGGATGTGTCATCTATGCCTCAaagtaaagttcttgattcaTTGAGCGTTTACAAG GCCCATGACAGCAATGTTGAACATGTTGCTTGGCATACTAAGAATGAAAATCTATTTGGATCTGTTGGTGATGATGGAAGGTTGATGATTTGGGATTTGCGATCTGATAAGCCTCAACAATCTGTCATAGCTCATGAAAAGGAG GTCAATTACCTTTCTTTCAACTCATTCAACGAATGGGTTGTGGCAACAGCGTCTTCTGATACCACCGTCGGACTGTTCGATACCCGGAAACTGGATACACCATTGCATATTTTGGGCAGTCACAC AGAAGAGGTTTTCCAGGTTGAATGGGATCCCAATCATGAGACTGTGTTGGCATCATCTTCCGATGACAGGAGGCTGATGGTTTGGGACCTTAACAG AGTTGGCGAAGAGCAGTCGGAAGGAGAAGCACCGGATGGGCCTGCAGAACTGCTGTTCTCTCATGGAGGACATAAAGCTAGGATATCAGATTTCTGTTGGAACAAGAATGAGCCTTGGATGATTTCAAGCGTGGCCGATGACAACACACTACAGATCTGGCAAATGGCTGAGAGTATATACCGTGATGAGGATGATTTACCGGCTGAATGA